GCACCCGGCCTCGATTGACCAATATATGGTAAACACGACAACAGCAGACACTCCAGCAGACGCATTAGACAGCATTCTTCAGGAAACTTCAGCAGAAGCAACGCTCGTCACCACATCAACAGACGTGTTGGCAGGGCTTGCAGATGGACTCGCGAGTCCCCGTCACGACGGAGAAAACCTCACCGTCATCAGTATCCCGTCAGCCCTCAAAGACGTCAGAGATGACTATATCATCGCAGGGAAACTCGCTGATAGTGGTGTGACTCTCCGTGCTGCAGAAGGAGACCTCAGCAACTACCTCGTGGACGACACTCACATCTGGACACTCATCCCCACTGCCAGCACCACAGTTGTTACGCGAGCCGACGAAACCACTGCCGACCACGTCAGAGAGATCACAGACACAATCGCTCAAGACAGTGAAGAATTCTCCCTTCGAACTGCTGGACATGCTGAGCTCATCGACGACCTACAGTCCGAGGCTGCAGATGAGACTGCAAAGTACTTTGATGCAGCCCTCAAGTATCTCGATACAGTCCCATCAGGAAGGGGGAGCAAGATGAACGAGATAGTCTTGCTCATTGCTGCCGGGGTGGCAGCCAACGAGCAGCTGTTCACGGTAGGAAAAGCCGCAGAAAACACGCAACTAGGCTCACGTGCAACAGTCTCGCGGACGAAGGGCGATCTTGAGGACAACGGACTCATCACCACCGAGAAGGTCCCAACCGATGTAGGGCGGCCACGACTGCGTCTGCTCCCACCCGAGGAAACAGAGATCACGAGCGAAGCCGACTTCAAAGACTACCTCGACGATCTCAAAGCCGCACTTCAATAGAGAATCTCTTTTTTTCACGAAGAACCCACATACGGTAATAATAGCTGACACAGACCGCTTCGGAGGAGGACGTGGTCACCAGACACTTGTGTGTTTGTGCCGCCAGAGGAGAGTGAGATGAGTTCACTCACAGGCTCCGACGG
This region of Halobaculum sp. MBLA0147 genomic DNA includes:
- a CDS encoding DUF5821 family protein; protein product: MVNTTTADTPADALDSILQETSAEATLVTTSTDVLAGLADGLASPRHDGENLTVISIPSALKDVRDDYIIAGKLADSGVTLRAAEGDLSNYLVDDTHIWTLIPTASTTVVTRADETTADHVREITDTIAQDSEEFSLRTAGHAELIDDLQSEAADETAKYFDAALKYLDTVPSGRGSKMNEIVLLIAAGVAANEQLFTVGKAAENTQLGSRATVSRTKGDLEDNGLITTEKVPTDVGRPRLRLLPPEETEITSEADFKDYLDDLKAALQ